From the genome of Bicyclus anynana chromosome 20, ilBicAnyn1.1, whole genome shotgun sequence, one region includes:
- the LOC112047038 gene encoding peroxisomal leader peptide-processing protease, producing MSVEGVMVSYNYSDDGELANILTVSASGLKYSNRWVLTHGSILSPLKQANVIKNARGRPLLNDAFYNDLPEIYVTCEKAASKVPNVYEDVEKLSRERSMDNDVDFEHSSYQVRVLTGRICHVWQCPVLERCVDDILYSWTIGHQDGDMEKQTRLGKALLSVFVLIDLESDYRGLKTLRPLSELLDMVKPPPERGTSIQVHSTPFGCEAFLNAVTRGAVCGVVGKRPSLLLTDTATALGSEGAPVFTDGPNKELVGTVVCSVSWWRGEWVGLTLAAPLRAVLAAKLRVPPLHPPRAPASPLYSKILQIVDRTTLLVRCGAAWGAGVWLGRGHVLTCAHVVSSHASYKVSLYCQNKKETAMVRYKTKDDKAYDLALLYTNPDYWTHLTPAEFAEEPAEKGESVLAAGYPYFNENNLEDLKPTVTSGHVNNVSPSMIQTSCCVQSGFSGGPIFRITKELKVEVVATIVSNAKAQTGASFPYINMAVPSRAFIRSVQHFLMDRDESVLSPIENNKEIVQSQWRLLPYRSKI from the exons ATGAGTGTCGAAGGCGTGATGGTGTCGTACAACTACTCCGACGACGGCGAGCTGGCCAACATCCTCACCGTGTCAGCATCTGGCTTGAAGTACTCCAACCGATGGGTGCTCACCCATGGCTCAATACTCTCTCCCCTGAAACAGGCAAACGTCATCAAGAACGCGCGAGGCAGACCGCTGCTGAATGATGCGTTCTACAATGATCTGCCTGAGATATATGTCACGTGTGAAAAGGCAGCCTCCAAAGTGCCCAATGTTTATGAGGATGTTGAGAAGTTGAGCAGAGAAAGGAGCATGGATAATGATGTGGATTTCGAGCACAGTAGTTACCAAGTCAGAGTGCTTACTGGAAG AATATGCCACGTATGGCAATGCCCAGTGCTGGAACGGTGCGTGGACGACATCCTATACAGCTGGACCATCGGCCACCAAGACGGAGACATGGAGAAGCAGACGCGACTGGGCAAAGCGCTGCTCTCAGTTTTCGTGCTCATCGACCTGGAGAGCGATTACAGAG GCCTAAAAACTCTCAGGCCGTTGTCAGAACTGCTGGACATGGTCAAGCCGCCGCCGGAGCGAGGGACGAGCATCCAAGTACATTCCACGCCCTTTGGATGCGAG GCATTTCTGAACGCTGTAACCCGAGGTGCAGTGTGCGGGGTGGTGGGAAAAAGACCATCTCTGTTGCTAACGGATACTGCTACAGCTTTGGGCTCTGAGGGTGCGCCGGTCTTCACTGATGGACCAAA CAAGGAGCTGGTGGGCACGGTGGTGTGCAGCGTGTCGTGGTGGCGCGGCGAGTGGGTGGGGCTGACGTTGGCAGCGCCGCTGCGCGCCGTGCTGGCCGCCAAGCTGCGCGTGCCGCCGCTGCAcccgccgcgcgcgcccgccTCGCCGCTCTACTCCAAGATACTGC AAATAGTGGACCGCACGACGCTGCTGGTGCGGTGCGGCGCGGCGTGGGGCGCGGGCGTGTGGCTGGGCCGCGGGCACGTGCTCACCTGCGCGCACGTCGTCAGCAGC CACGCGAGCTACAAGGTGTCCCTGTACTGTCAGAACAAGAAAGAGACGGCGATGGTCCGGTACAAGACAAAGGACGACAAGGCGTACGACCTGGCGCTGCTCTACACCAACCCGGACTACTGGACACATCTCACGCCGGCCGAGTTCGCGGAGGAACCCGCGGAGAAAG gTGAATCAGTTCTTGCGGCTGGCTACCCGTACTTCAACGAGAACAACTTGGAAGATCTGAAGCCGACCGTGACCAGCGGACATGTGAACAACGTGTCGCCATCTATGATACAGACGTCGTGTTGCGTGCAGTCGGGcttcag TGGCGGTCCAATATTCCGAATAACCAAGGAATTGAAGGTGGAAGTAGTAGCAACCATAGTAAGCAACGCTAAAGCGCAGACTGGGGCCAGCTTCCCCTATATCAACATGGCGGTGCCCTCGAGGGCGTTCATACGCTCTGTGCAGCACTTCTTAATGGACAGAG ACGAGTCGGTACTGTCGCCGATAGAGAACAACAAGGAAATAGTTCAGTCGCAATGGAGATTGCTGCCTTATAGATCTAAGATATga